In Dolichospermum flos-aquae CCAP 1403/13F, the following proteins share a genomic window:
- a CDS encoding P-loop NTPase fold protein, with product MLLNLERFYQACNPSRPLMIENVDDRMYYIDFTSVRGGKIIEALLRTITKISPNIPTCQLFTGHLGCGKSTELLRLKAELEARDFHVVYFESTHVLEMVDIDITDILLAIAGLVSENLEAMKLRVQPSYFTKLFRELVDFLQTPLELGVEAELSVGIAKITAKTKESPQLRRRLRDYLEPRTENILQSINKELLDRANLELKARGKKGLVVIVDNLDRVAVRPLPSGRSLPEYLFIDRGEQLRKLNCHIVYTIPLALTFSNDSAELQHRLGGGVAPKVLPMIPVRQRSGEINTEGLGLMRQMVLARAFPDRSPTDRLNLVTQLFDHLDTLDRLCLISGGHVRDLLGLLFDCLREQDPPFDRKCVELVIQRQRDYRANAIDLDESELILQVIQDQRVRGNVEYDILLRSLFVFEYRDHQGVWFALNPVLAETEKFKLWLKDSKQRI from the coding sequence ATGCTTCTTAACTTAGAAAGATTTTATCAAGCTTGTAATCCTTCCCGGCCGTTGATGATTGAGAATGTAGACGACCGGATGTATTATATTGATTTTACTTCAGTCCGTGGGGGAAAAATTATTGAAGCTCTGCTGCGGACTATTACAAAGATTTCCCCAAATATACCAACCTGTCAATTATTTACGGGACATTTGGGCTGTGGAAAATCTACGGAATTGCTACGACTCAAGGCCGAGTTGGAAGCGCGAGATTTTCATGTTGTCTATTTTGAGTCTACCCATGTTTTAGAAATGGTAGATATAGATATTACAGATATTTTATTAGCGATCGCGGGTTTGGTGAGTGAAAACTTGGAAGCGATGAAACTGCGTGTCCAACCTAGTTACTTTACTAAGTTGTTTAGGGAGTTGGTAGATTTTTTGCAAACGCCTTTAGAATTGGGGGTAGAAGCGGAATTATCTGTGGGGATTGCCAAAATTACGGCGAAAACTAAAGAAAGTCCTCAGTTACGCAGACGGTTAAGAGACTATCTAGAACCACGCACAGAAAATATCTTACAATCAATTAATAAAGAGCTATTAGATCGGGCTAATTTGGAGCTAAAAGCTAGGGGGAAGAAGGGATTGGTGGTGATTGTGGATAACTTGGATCGGGTGGCGGTTCGTCCTTTACCGTCTGGGCGATCGCTACCAGAATACTTATTCATTGATCGAGGAGAACAATTAAGAAAATTGAATTGCCACATAGTTTACACAATTCCCTTAGCTTTGACATTTTCTAATGATAGTGCGGAACTACAACATCGTTTAGGAGGTGGAGTTGCACCGAAAGTATTACCAATGATTCCCGTGCGGCAACGTTCTGGAGAAATTAATACAGAAGGACTAGGATTAATGCGACAAATGGTATTAGCAAGAGCCTTTCCTGACAGATCACCAACAGATCGTTTAAATTTAGTTACCCAATTATTTGATCATCTAGATACTCTAGATCGTTTGTGTTTGATTAGTGGTGGTCATGTCCGCGACTTATTAGGGCTACTATTTGATTGTTTACGAGAACAAGATCCACCTTTTGACCGCAAATGTGTAGAATTAGTAATCCAAAGACAACGAGATTACCGGGCTAATGCCATTGATCTGGATGAAAGTGAATTAATCTTGCAGGTAATCCAAGATCAACGAGTTAGAGGCAATGTAGAGTACGATATTTTATTACGGAGTTTATTCGTATTTGAATATCGTGATCACCAGGGAGTTTGGTTTGCACTTAACCCAGTTTTAGCAGAAACCGAAAAATTTAAATTATGGTTAAAAGACAGCAAGCAGAGAATATAA
- a CDS encoding 2Fe-2S iron-sulfur cluster-binding protein — protein sequence MQITFLPDDITVNAEVGEALLDVAERAGVSIPTGCLMGTCHACTVELDDGEVIRACITAVPPGKDKLTIHLFSDPTW from the coding sequence ATGCAAATTACTTTTTTACCAGATGATATCACCGTTAATGCCGAAGTAGGAGAAGCTTTGTTAGATGTCGCAGAACGGGCTGGAGTATCCATTCCTACCGGTTGTTTAATGGGAACTTGTCACGCTTGTACTGTAGAATTAGATGATGGTGAAGTTATCCGGGCTTGTATTACCGCAGTTCCACCAGGAAAAGATAAATTAACGATACATCTTTTTAGTGATCCAACTTGGTAA
- the tatC gene encoding twin-arginine translocase subunit TatC — protein MTSSQDVDTINSPGLDPEPSINPLDELPGEVEMSIFDHLEELRQRIFYALIVVVVGIIGCFIFVKPLVQLLEVPAHGVKFLQLAPGEFFFVSMKVAAYGGLILATPFILYQIIQFVLPGLTVRERRLVIPVVLGSSVLFVCGLIFAYIALIPAALQFFINYGADVVEQLWSIDKYFDFVLLLLFTTGLAFQVPVIQILLATLGIVSSQIMLKGWRYVIMTAVILGAVLTPSTDPLTQSLLAGAVLGLYFGGIGLVKIIGK, from the coding sequence ATGACCTCTTCACAAGACGTAGATACCATAAATTCCCCCGGCTTAGACCCAGAACCATCTATTAACCCGCTAGATGAATTACCAGGTGAAGTGGAAATGTCCATATTTGACCACCTGGAGGAGTTGCGGCAAAGAATTTTCTATGCCCTCATAGTGGTAGTAGTGGGTATTATCGGTTGTTTTATTTTCGTCAAACCCCTAGTACAACTACTAGAAGTTCCTGCTCACGGCGTTAAATTTCTGCAATTAGCTCCGGGAGAATTTTTCTTTGTCTCCATGAAAGTTGCTGCTTACGGTGGTTTAATCCTGGCTACTCCCTTCATTCTTTATCAAATTATCCAGTTTGTACTTCCTGGCCTCACCGTGCGGGAACGGCGTTTAGTCATCCCTGTGGTGCTAGGTTCAAGCGTATTATTTGTATGCGGCTTAATTTTTGCTTACATTGCACTCATTCCCGCTGCTTTACAATTCTTCATTAATTATGGTGCTGATGTTGTTGAGCAACTTTGGTCAATTGACAAGTATTTTGACTTTGTGTTGTTATTGTTATTCACCACAGGACTAGCATTTCAAGTTCCAGTTATTCAAATTTTGCTCGCTACCTTGGGAATTGTCTCCTCACAAATCATGTTAAAAGGTTGGCGTTATGTAATTATGACAGCAGTAATTTTGGGAGCAGTGCTGACACCTTCTACCGATCCTCTGACCCAAAGTCTTTTAGCTGGTGCGGTTTTAGGACTATACTTTGGGGGGATTGGACTAGTCAAAATCATTGGCAAATAA
- a CDS encoding tryptophan-rich sensory protein, producing the protein MQQSTSNHHQDFIRQLITLVAVVGAFVVNVASNIFPLNGLSIGAISNTLFKDVLIIPANYAFVIWGVIYLGLFALAVYQFLPNQKQDADLRKTGYLLVIASVFQSIWVYLFLSRLFAFSVVAMFGILIPLMAIYHILGIGKKRVSQTKKLCLHNPVSIYLGWISVATVVNVASALYFYGWNGWGINSQVWTMIMLVIATTIAAVIAIRYKDIPYTGVTVWALIAIAVKHSNIDVLRNLAIFLAFILTSIMLFKTQIKD; encoded by the coding sequence ATGCAGCAATCTACTTCTAATCATCATCAAGATTTTATCCGACAACTAATAACTTTAGTTGCTGTTGTTGGTGCTTTTGTGGTGAATGTAGCATCAAATATTTTTCCCTTAAATGGACTGAGTATAGGGGCAATTTCTAACACTTTATTTAAAGATGTGTTGATTATTCCTGCTAACTATGCTTTTGTCATTTGGGGAGTGATTTATTTAGGATTATTTGCTTTAGCAGTTTATCAATTTCTACCTAACCAAAAACAGGATGCAGATTTACGCAAAACAGGTTATCTGTTAGTGATTGCTTCTGTTTTTCAAAGTATTTGGGTGTATTTATTTTTGTCTAGACTTTTTGCTTTTTCTGTTGTGGCTATGTTCGGTATTCTCATACCGCTGATGGCTATTTATCATATTTTAGGCATTGGCAAAAAGCGGGTATCTCAAACGAAAAAGTTATGCTTGCATAATCCTGTGAGTATTTATTTGGGTTGGATTTCTGTGGCAACTGTGGTAAATGTGGCTTCTGCACTATATTTTTATGGTTGGAATGGTTGGGGTATTAATAGTCAAGTTTGGACTATGATTATGTTAGTTATAGCAACAACGATTGCGGCTGTGATTGCAATTAGGTACAAAGATATTCCCTATACTGGTGTTACGGTTTGGGCATTAATAGCGATCGCTGTTAAACATAGTAATATTGATGTATTGCGTAATTTAGCGATATTTTTGGCATTTATCTTGACAAGCATTATGCTATTTAAGACACAAATTAAAGACTAA
- a CDS encoding ABC transporter substrate-binding protein: protein MRLKTKQGLPPIVFIVLGFALLLGMPKLVAYHLSIQERMSWGEKLLILADATPEKKAGVSAFAKKDYPTAIAKFQAALIQQQNDPETLIYLNNARFVSDNAPKIAVSVPIGSNLNVARELLRGVAQAQDEINRSGGINGKGLQVEIINDENNPDIAKQVAKALIADPQVLAVVGHNASEASLAAAAIYQSGQLVMITPTSSTKELVGFGSYIFRALPSSRFLAEPLVKYVLKVARKSRVATCYNSQAPDNITFRDEFTASLIADGGQLINIDCDMASASFNPSTSISQAISSGADAILLTPHIDQLEKSIDIARSNKSRLALFSSPSMYTMQTLQSGGSDVNGLTMPVVWHPQMEKASVFTKQATKLWGGQVNWRTATAYDATQAIIQGLKKASTRSELQATLRNPEFSTTGAGEVVKFLPTGDRYTRPRLVQVRSTTAKYEFVLIDPQ from the coding sequence ATGAGATTAAAAACTAAACAGGGTCTGCCACCAATCGTGTTTATTGTGCTAGGCTTTGCTTTGCTTTTGGGTATGCCAAAATTAGTTGCATATCATCTTTCGATCCAAGAACGGATGAGTTGGGGTGAAAAGCTGCTAATTCTTGCTGATGCCACTCCTGAGAAAAAAGCAGGTGTTAGCGCGTTTGCGAAGAAGGACTACCCCACGGCGATCGCTAAATTCCAAGCAGCCTTAATTCAGCAACAGAATGACCCAGAAACCTTAATTTATCTAAATAATGCTCGTTTTGTCAGCGATAATGCCCCGAAAATTGCTGTCAGTGTCCCCATTGGGAGTAACCTCAACGTTGCTCGAGAACTACTCCGGGGTGTGGCTCAGGCACAAGATGAAATTAATCGATCTGGAGGTATCAATGGTAAGGGCTTACAGGTTGAAATTATCAACGACGAAAACAATCCAGACATTGCCAAGCAAGTAGCGAAAGCTTTAATAGCAGATCCTCAAGTGCTGGCGGTCGTGGGACATAACGCCAGCGAAGCATCACTGGCAGCCGCTGCCATCTATCAGTCTGGACAACTAGTGATGATTACTCCAACCAGTTCTACAAAAGAACTAGTAGGTTTTGGCAGCTATATTTTTCGTGCGCTTCCTAGCAGTCGGTTCTTGGCAGAACCATTAGTAAAATATGTCCTCAAGGTAGCACGCAAATCCCGTGTAGCGACTTGCTATAATTCTCAAGCTCCTGATAATATTACATTTAGAGACGAATTCACCGCATCCCTAATTGCAGATGGTGGTCAGTTAATTAACATTGACTGCGATATGGCATCAGCTAGTTTCAATCCATCTACTTCTATTTCTCAAGCTATTAGCAGTGGAGCCGATGCTATTTTACTTACTCCTCACATCGATCAATTGGAAAAGTCAATTGACATTGCTCGCAGTAATAAAAGCCGACTAGCACTTTTCAGTAGTCCCAGTATGTATACGATGCAAACATTGCAATCAGGTGGAAGTGATGTTAATGGGTTAACAATGCCTGTTGTCTGGCATCCTCAAATGGAAAAGGCTAGTGTTTTTACCAAACAAGCAACCAAGCTTTGGGGTGGTCAAGTTAACTGGCGGACGGCGACTGCTTACGATGCGACTCAGGCAATTATTCAGGGATTAAAAAAAGCCAGCACACGGAGCGAACTACAAGCAACACTCCGCAATCCCGAGTTTTCAACAACGGGAGCAGGAGAGGTGGTGAAATTCTTACCTACTGGCGATCGCTATACTCGTCCCAGATTGGTGCAAGTAAGATCCACTACAGCCAAGTATGAATTTGTCCTAATTGATCCACAATAG
- the pdhA gene encoding pyruvate dehydrogenase (acetyl-transferring) E1 component subunit alpha — protein MAQERTLPTFNTATVQITKEEGLGLYEDMTLGRLFEDKCAEMYYRGKMFGFVHLYNGQEAVCSGIVKGAMRPGEDFVSSTYRDHVHALSAGVPAREVMAELFGKATGCSKGRGGSMHMFSAEHRLLGGYAFVAEGIPVAAGAAFQSKYRREVLGDKNADQVTACFFGDGAANNGQFFETLNMAALWKLPILFVVENNKWAIGMSHERATSQPEIYKKASVFNMVGVEVDGMDVLAVRQVAQEAVARARAGEGPTLIEALTYRFRGHSLADPDEMRSKEEKEFWFARDPIKKLAGYLVEQNLATEAELKDIEKKIQAVIEDAVKFAQSSPEPDPSELYRFIFAEDV, from the coding sequence ATGGCTCAAGAGCGCACGTTACCCACATTTAATACTGCCACAGTCCAAATCACCAAAGAAGAAGGATTGGGCTTATACGAAGATATGACATTAGGACGTTTATTTGAAGATAAATGTGCCGAAATGTACTATAGAGGAAAAATGTTTGGTTTTGTCCACCTATATAACGGACAAGAAGCAGTTTGTAGCGGCATTGTCAAAGGTGCAATGCGCCCCGGTGAAGACTTCGTTTCCAGTACCTACCGTGACCACGTTCATGCTTTAAGCGCCGGAGTACCCGCACGAGAAGTCATGGCAGAATTATTTGGTAAAGCCACAGGTTGCAGTAAAGGGCGCGGTGGTTCTATGCATATGTTTTCGGCTGAACATCGCCTATTAGGTGGTTATGCTTTCGTAGCCGAAGGTATTCCCGTGGCTGCTGGTGCTGCTTTTCAATCTAAATATCGTCGGGAAGTTCTGGGAGACAAAAACGCTGACCAAGTAACCGCTTGCTTCTTTGGTGACGGTGCTGCTAACAACGGTCAATTTTTTGAAACATTGAATATGGCAGCTTTATGGAAATTGCCAATTCTCTTTGTGGTCGAAAATAATAAGTGGGCAATTGGTATGTCTCACGAACGGGCAACTTCCCAACCAGAGATATACAAAAAAGCCAGTGTGTTTAACATGGTGGGTGTGGAAGTTGACGGTATGGATGTTCTAGCAGTGCGTCAGGTGGCTCAGGAAGCCGTAGCCCGCGCCCGTGCAGGAGAAGGTCCAACTTTAATTGAAGCTCTGACTTATCGCTTCCGGGGTCATTCTCTAGCTGACCCAGACGAAATGCGAAGCAAAGAAGAAAAAGAATTTTGGTTTGCTCGTGACCCCATTAAAAAGTTAGCGGGTTATTTAGTGGAACAAAATCTAGCTACAGAAGCAGAACTCAAAGATATTGAAAAGAAAATTCAGGCTGTAATTGAGGACGCGGTTAAATTTGCCCAAAGCAGCCCTGAACCAGATCCTAGCGAGTTATATCGCTTCATTTTTGCCGAAGACGTTTAA
- a CDS encoding nSTAND1 domain-containing NTPase, translating into MVKRQQAENIIAANQQSLRSLERAITFSKNQFSVILLCCNYEFLRDIIRQQLAINGWGNERIQSITLAENATSLYTTIQLQLTINQPAGLMIMGFESIYEIDDLLRSINQVRDEFRKRYQIPMIFWVNDEVLQKILRLAPDFASWAATPIRFEMTSIGLLEFLYQETDDLFTRVLESNYAQGNPVTLEQVWISSDQLHYAIKELYDRGIEIEAELNARLEFIFGIDDYVNNRIDSALNNFQKSLRFWHHQENLWLTEYATDRTAELSDSSYADLLKRSILLFYIGLCCCRLAEQNPKSRERYWQSAKTYFQQCLQTFEIAGRIDLVSEFIEQLLEVLYSLKSWTVLEVVAKKSLELHQIYGRKIQLVCDYGFLAQVAVHNSNWIQASILAHISLLQLETEKNHPESNHYLFPLILEQIYLLTLAEALNHLGQITGAKEYINAASQQLSSALENSEHKYDAHRYIRLLHNLRSLYFQVGHYLQAYIIKQKLRSVEQQYGFVPFIGAGRLQPQRQVTNPTLISTFASNSIALEIAASGREYDVNNLIGRISRADQKLIVIHGQSGVGKSSTVTAGLVPALQNRAVGDQIAVPVVLQVYTDWLGELGKSFTKAMLEMQKISAMETEFRSDISIPTTINSILQQLRENADNHLITVLIFDQFEEFFFGDTDIQKKQIFDQFISDCLGVSFVKVILTLREDYLHRLLDFKCLSSIETINNNILDKNIRYQLNNFSPENARKIIQKLTERSHNQSQLKLEPDLIDALVADLSSELGEIRPIELQLAGAQLQDKYITTLAQYQAYRPNKLIQTYIQELIKECGKENERDALLVLYLLTDDHNKRPFKTRTELTLELSELEDPSNLDLILDILVRSGLVVIFPNVPERYQLIHDYLVSLIRYLQQQESGLQTQINTLRDQVRNSYQEIERLKSELRKTQNGVSLEQTHHSQGDNLLAELRELRKREEASQIEIQHLRTELKEKELLAKLADSQEKQRLGAIRLNIALKIALTASIIAMFALTTSVITSTDSEMKTLSASSETLFASQKGIDALKESLKAGKKLKKTLWIDTSTQEKVLTALYQAVYGVKERNRLEGHLSGIRMVTFSADKSLIASASADTTIKLWSPNGLLINTLSGHEDVVNSVIFSPDSQMLVSASQDKTIKLWSRKGKLLKTLLGHTSIVNSVSFHPDGQIIASASTDKTIKLWNQEGKLLKTLSGHKDAVLAVAWSNDGKILASSSADKTIKLWSSKGQLIKTLPAHEDAVLAIAWSSDSKILASASLDKKIKLWNQEGQLLKTLSGHSNGVISINFSSSDHTLASASMDETVRVWSIDGNLLGTLRGHNGWVNSVSFSPDRLTLASAGRDKTIILWRWDSLILPNPQANNDWVTSISFSPDSNTIAGACLDKTIKIWNREGKLLKKFIAHNDQVWAVAWSPDGKIIASASKDKTIKLWHQDGKLLKTLSGHNDPVLAVAWSPDGKIIASASKDKTIKLWNQDGKLLKTLNGHTDAINWVSFSPNGKFLASASDDKSVKIWTSNGEMIKNLTGHTRRVNGVAWSPNGKLLASVSLDSTVKIWSENGQLQKTLMGYGDGFISVKFSPDGKTLAVSSDNKIRLWNQEGVLMMVLKGDAEDLSSVSFSPDGKILAAGSGNSHVILRKLSDMTLERLLESNCHILKNYLLYNPNLTRSDAYKEESYRTLCQNN; encoded by the coding sequence ATGGTTAAAAGACAGCAAGCAGAGAATATAATCGCTGCTAATCAACAGTCTTTACGTAGTTTAGAAAGAGCAATTACCTTTTCTAAAAATCAGTTTTCAGTTATCTTGCTGTGCTGTAACTACGAATTTCTGCGAGATATAATCCGGCAACAACTAGCAATTAATGGTTGGGGAAATGAGCGTATTCAAAGTATTACTTTAGCCGAAAATGCTACAAGTTTATATACCACTATTCAATTACAACTTACCATTAATCAACCTGCCGGATTAATGATTATGGGGTTTGAATCAATCTATGAAATAGATGATCTCCTGCGTTCTATTAATCAAGTCCGAGATGAATTTCGTAAACGTTATCAAATCCCCATGATTTTTTGGGTAAATGATGAAGTGTTACAGAAAATCCTGCGGTTAGCTCCCGATTTTGCCAGTTGGGCAGCTACACCAATTAGATTTGAAATGACTTCTATTGGATTACTAGAATTTCTCTACCAAGAAACTGACGATCTATTTACGAGAGTTTTAGAAAGTAATTATGCACAAGGTAATCCTGTCACCTTAGAACAAGTATGGATTAGCAGTGATCAACTGCATTATGCAATTAAAGAATTGTATGATAGGGGGATTGAGATCGAAGCAGAATTAAATGCTAGGTTAGAATTTATTTTTGGCATAGATGATTATGTCAATAATCGGATTGATTCTGCCTTAAATAACTTTCAGAAAAGTTTGCGTTTTTGGCATCATCAAGAAAACTTATGGCTAACAGAATATGCAACTGATAGAACAGCAGAATTATCTGATTCATCCTATGCTGATCTTTTAAAACGGTCAATTTTATTATTTTATATTGGATTATGTTGCTGTCGTCTTGCCGAACAAAATCCTAAATCAAGAGAAAGATATTGGCAATCAGCTAAAACATATTTTCAGCAATGTTTACAAACATTTGAAATTGCTGGACGGATAGATTTAGTTTCGGAATTTATTGAACAATTATTAGAAGTCTTATATAGTTTAAAATCATGGACAGTATTAGAAGTTGTCGCTAAAAAATCCCTAGAGTTACATCAAATATATGGTAGGAAAATCCAATTAGTTTGTGATTATGGTTTTTTAGCACAGGTAGCTGTACATAATTCCAACTGGATACAAGCTAGTATTTTAGCGCATATATCACTATTACAATTAGAAACAGAAAAAAATCACCCAGAATCAAATCATTATTTATTTCCTCTGATATTAGAACAAATTTATTTATTAACTTTAGCAGAAGCCCTCAATCATCTAGGACAAATAACGGGAGCAAAAGAATATATAAATGCAGCATCTCAACAACTGTCATCAGCTTTAGAAAACAGTGAACATAAATATGATGCCCATCGTTATATTCGCTTATTACATAATTTAAGATCATTATACTTTCAAGTAGGACACTATCTTCAAGCCTATATTATTAAACAAAAACTCCGTTCTGTAGAACAACAATATGGTTTTGTCCCCTTTATTGGGGCTGGACGGCTACAACCGCAAAGACAAGTCACCAACCCCACTTTAATATCTACATTTGCCAGTAATAGTATAGCCTTAGAAATTGCCGCTTCTGGTAGAGAATATGATGTTAATAACTTAATTGGGAGAATTAGTCGTGCAGACCAAAAATTAATAGTTATTCATGGACAGTCAGGTGTTGGTAAAAGTTCTACTGTTACGGCTGGCTTAGTTCCCGCACTACAAAACCGGGCTGTTGGTGATCAAATTGCTGTACCAGTTGTCCTCCAAGTCTATACAGATTGGTTAGGAGAATTAGGTAAATCCTTTACCAAGGCCATGTTAGAAATGCAAAAAATATCAGCCATGGAAACAGAATTTCGATCTGATATTTCTATACCTACAACTATTAATAGTATTTTGCAACAATTACGGGAAAACGCAGATAATCATTTAATTACAGTGTTAATTTTTGACCAATTTGAAGAATTTTTCTTTGGTGATACAGATATTCAGAAAAAACAAATATTTGATCAATTTATTAGTGATTGTTTAGGTGTATCTTTTGTGAAAGTTATTTTGACTTTGCGCGAAGATTATTTACATCGCCTTCTAGATTTTAAATGTCTTTCATCAATCGAAACAATTAATAATAATATTCTTGACAAAAATATTCGTTATCAACTTAATAACTTTTCTCCTGAAAATGCCAGAAAAATCATTCAGAAATTAACTGAACGTTCACATAATCAATCCCAACTCAAATTAGAACCAGATTTAATTGATGCGTTAGTTGCTGATTTGTCTTCAGAACTGGGCGAAATTCGTCCGATAGAATTGCAATTAGCGGGCGCACAATTACAAGATAAATATATTACTACCCTTGCCCAGTATCAAGCATATCGTCCCAATAAGTTAATTCAAACATATATTCAAGAATTAATTAAAGAATGTGGAAAAGAAAACGAACGGGACGCTCTCCTGGTTTTATATTTATTAACAGATGATCATAACAAAAGACCTTTTAAAACCCGGACAGAATTAACATTAGAACTCTCAGAGTTAGAAGATCCTAGTAACTTAGACTTGATTTTAGATATTTTAGTTCGCTCCGGGTTAGTTGTGATATTTCCCAATGTTCCCGAACGCTATCAATTAATTCATGATTATTTAGTCAGCTTAATTCGTTATTTACAACAACAGGAATCTGGATTACAAACACAAATTAATACATTACGGGATCAGGTTAGAAATAGTTATCAAGAAATTGAACGACTTAAAAGTGAATTAAGAAAAACTCAGAACGGCGTTAGTTTAGAACAGACACACCATTCACAAGGAGATAATTTACTGGCAGAATTAAGAGAATTACGAAAGCGAGAAGAAGCAAGTCAAATAGAAATTCAACATTTACGCACAGAATTAAAAGAAAAAGAGTTACTTGCAAAATTAGCCGATAGCCAAGAAAAACAACGTTTGGGTGCAATTAGATTAAATATTGCCCTGAAAATAGCCTTAACAGCTTCTATTATTGCTATGTTTGCCTTAACTACTTCTGTGATTACGTCCACAGATAGTGAAATGAAAACTCTAAGTGCATCTAGTGAGACTTTATTTGCTTCTCAAAAAGGTATTGATGCTCTCAAGGAAAGTTTGAAAGCAGGAAAAAAATTAAAAAAAACTCTATGGATAGATACTTCTACTCAAGAGAAGGTATTAACTGCACTATATCAAGCGGTTTATGGAGTCAAAGAACGTAATCGTTTAGAAGGTCATTTGTCGGGAATCAGAATGGTGACATTTAGTGCAGATAAATCTTTAATAGCTTCAGCTAGTGCAGATACAACAATTAAACTTTGGAGTCCTAATGGTCTTTTAATCAACACTTTATCAGGACATGAAGATGTAGTAAATAGTGTTATTTTTAGTCCTGATAGTCAAATGTTAGTTTCCGCTAGTCAAGACAAAACAATTAAACTCTGGAGTCGAAAAGGTAAACTACTCAAAACTTTACTAGGTCATACATCTATAGTGAATAGTGTAAGTTTCCATCCTGATGGTCAAATTATCGCCTCTGCAAGTACCGATAAAACCATAAAATTGTGGAATCAAGAAGGTAAACTACTAAAAACATTATCTGGTCATAAAGATGCTGTTTTAGCCGTAGCTTGGTCTAATGATGGGAAAATTTTGGCTTCTAGCAGTGCTGATAAAACCATAAAATTGTGGAGTAGCAAAGGTCAATTAATCAAAACTTTACCAGCCCATGAAGATGCTGTTTTAGCTATAGCTTGGTCTAGTGATAGTAAAATTTTGGCTTCTGCAAGTTTAGATAAAAAAATCAAATTATGGAATCAAGAAGGTCAATTACTCAAAACTCTTTCTGGACATAGCAACGGTGTTATTAGTATCAATTTTAGCAGCAGCGATCATACTCTAGCATCTGCTAGTATGGATGAAACAGTTAGAGTTTGGAGTATTGATGGTAATTTACTAGGAACTCTGCGAGGACATAATGGTTGGGTAAATAGTGTTAGTTTTAGCCCTGACCGACTAACTTTAGCATCTGCTGGTAGAGATAAAACTATTATTTTGTGGCGTTGGGATAGTCTAATTTTACCTAATCCCCAAGCTAATAATGATTGGGTAACAAGTATTAGTTTTAGTCCTGATAGTAATACTATTGCCGGTGCTTGTTTGGATAAAACAATAAAAATCTGGAATCGGGAAGGTAAATTACTCAAAAAATTCATAGCCCATAATGATCAAGTTTGGGCTGTAGCTTGGTCGCCAGATGGTAAAATTATTGCTTCTGCTAGTAAAGATAAAACTATAAAATTATGGCATCAAGATGGTAAATTATTAAAAACATTATCTGGTCATAATGATCCAGTTTTAGCTGTAGCTTGGTCGCCAGATGGTAAAATTATCGCTTCTGCTAGTAAAGATAAAACCATAAAATTATGGAATCAAGATGGTAAATTACTAAAAACTTTAAATGGTCATACTGATGCTATTAATTGGGTGAGTTTTAGTCCTAATGGTAAATTTCTAGCCTCCGCTAGTGATGATAAATCAGTAAAAATATGGACAAGTAATGGCGAAATGATCAAAAATTTAACTGGTCATACTCGCAGGGTAAATGGTGTAGCCTGGTCGCCTAATGGTAAATTATTAGCTTCTGTTAGTCTTGATAGTACGGTGAAAATTTGGAGTGAGAACGGTCAATTACAAAAAACCCTGATGGGGTATGGTGATGGTTTTATTAGTGTTAAGTTTAGTCCAGATGGTAAAACTCTAGCCGTTAGCAGTGATAATAAAATCAGGTTGTGGAATCAAGAAGGTGTTTTAATGATGGTTTTAAAAGGTGATGCAGAAGATCTAAGCAGCGTTAGTTTTAGTCCAGATGGTAAAATACTAGCGGCTGGTAGTGGTAATAGTCATGTAATTTTACGGAAGTTATCGGATATGACATTAGAAAGATTACTGGAAAGTAATTGCCATATATTAAAAAATTATCTACTATATAATCCAAACCTGACCAGAAGCGATGCCTATAAAGAGGAAAGTTATAGAACTTTATGTCAAAATAATTAG